One window of the Sulfurovum sp. UBA12169 genome contains the following:
- a CDS encoding MarR family transcriptional regulator — MKFDMDNSLGFILNKTSLLSKANFSQQIKKFDISPEQWSLLFRVVEKKGLTQKELSDSTYKDQANITRSIDRLEKKGLIQRVSNDFDRRIINLYPTDEAITLTEKIIPISAAFNRLLARGFTQEEYKTLLVLLKKIYSNLEKKEHYES; from the coding sequence ATGAAATTTGACATGGACAATTCATTGGGGTTTATCTTGAACAAGACCTCTTTGCTTTCAAAAGCAAACTTCAGCCAACAAATCAAAAAATTTGATATCTCTCCTGAACAGTGGTCTTTGCTGTTTCGGGTTGTAGAAAAAAAAGGCCTTACACAAAAAGAGCTGTCTGATTCTACCTATAAAGATCAGGCAAACATCACTAGAAGCATCGATAGACTTGAAAAAAAGGGTTTAATCCAAAGGGTTTCAAACGACTTTGACAGAAGGATTATCAATCTGTATCCTACTGATGAGGCAATCACGCTGACAGAAAAAATCATTCCGATATCCGCAGCATTCAATCGGCTTTTAGCCAGAGGTTTTACACAAGAAGAGTACAAAACGCTTCTTGTGCTGCTAAAAAAAATTTATTCCAATCTAGAAAAAAAGGAACACTATGAATCTTGA
- a CDS encoding short-chain dehydrogenase, whose translation MNLENKIILITGANGGLGRAFVEYAIKNHAKKIYCCAKDIAALEDLKNKSNAIELCSLDITDKEQIKKLASTIEAIDILINNAGVNSSKKVFEESAIDFEVNVFGTLNVCRTLNHKIAKEGAIINVSSILALVNLPVNGLYCASKSALHSLTQAMRAELASRQIEVYEVLAGPIDTNMSKDQEMEKSKPQDIVNGVFKEYENKNYEIYPDGFSQMIKEGLSKDPLSVEKNFAQSVQ comes from the coding sequence ATGAATCTTGAAAATAAAATTATTCTAATCACCGGAGCAAATGGCGGACTGGGAAGAGCATTTGTAGAATATGCCATTAAAAACCATGCAAAAAAAATTTACTGCTGCGCAAAAGATATCGCTGCACTTGAAGATCTAAAAAACAAAAGCAACGCCATTGAATTATGCAGCTTGGACATTACCGACAAAGAGCAGATTAAAAAACTGGCTTCAACTATCGAAGCTATCGATATTTTGATCAACAATGCAGGCGTCAATAGTTCAAAAAAAGTATTTGAAGAATCGGCTATTGATTTTGAGGTTAATGTCTTTGGCACACTCAACGTCTGTCGAACACTCAATCATAAAATAGCAAAAGAAGGCGCGATCATCAACGTCAGTTCGATCTTGGCATTGGTAAATCTTCCCGTTAACGGCTTATATTGTGCCTCAAAAAGTGCCCTGCACTCTTTAACGCAGGCAATGCGGGCCGAACTTGCTTCAAGACAGATTGAAGTTTATGAAGTTTTGGCAGGACCTATCGACACCAATATGTCAAAAGATCAGGAGATGGAAAAATCAAAACCGCAAGACATTGTAAATGGAGTTTTTAAAGAATATGAAAATAAAAATTATGAAATTTATCCTGATGGTTTTTCACAAATGATCAAAGAAGGACTCTCCAAAGATCCGCTCTCCGTAGAGAAGAATTTTGCACAATCTGTGCAATAA
- a CDS encoding phage repressor protein, protein MGAEIEAVIEKIKDVISSELPNKKVFDKDVAAVLGLSKESLSHLKKRGAIPYEQIAIFCAKRKISINWMLFDQFPQLLEEETEKYAKIKYFSNINASAGGGAFNFEENYEMLGIDKVFLDSLYKTKQPNPSHVAALNVTGDSMEPTLHDREIILFDTAACDISKGGVFVVFTNAGLFVKRIALMIDGSIELISDNKNYNSERISSEELLELHLVGRVIGKVSLI, encoded by the coding sequence ATGGGCGCTGAAATAGAGGCTGTTATAGAAAAAATAAAAGATGTTATCAGTTCTGAGCTGCCTAACAAAAAAGTTTTTGACAAAGATGTGGCAGCAGTCTTAGGGTTGTCCAAAGAATCATTAAGCCACCTCAAAAAAAGAGGCGCAATTCCCTATGAGCAGATAGCTATTTTTTGTGCAAAGAGAAAAATATCGATCAATTGGATGCTTTTTGATCAGTTTCCTCAATTGCTTGAAGAGGAAACTGAAAAATATGCAAAGATTAAGTATTTTTCAAATATAAATGCAAGCGCAGGAGGAGGAGCTTTTAATTTTGAAGAAAATTATGAGATGCTTGGCATTGATAAAGTTTTTTTGGATTCTCTCTACAAAACAAAGCAGCCAAACCCTTCTCATGTGGCAGCACTTAATGTAACAGGGGACTCAATGGAACCTACGCTGCATGACAGAGAAATCATTCTTTTTGATACGGCGGCTTGCGATATTTCTAAAGGAGGTGTGTTTGTAGTTTTTACCAATGCCGGACTTTTTGTAAAAAGAATAGCTCTTATGATCGACGGCAGTATCGAATTGATAAGCGATAACAAAAACTACAACAGTGAACGGATAAGCAGCGAAGAGCTTTTGGAGCTGCATCTTGTCGGTCGGGTGATCGGAAAAGTTTCGCTTATATAA
- a CDS encoding DNA polymerase IV, producing MKIHLDLDCYFVSAERTRYPFLKNRCVAVAKGSDKKIFSDRKKDGVFLDKTGAFNSMLGFKNDFWHRSPVSAWKNEFIDEDGTIHGIVIAKSYETKPYGIKTGMPLKEALLRCPELIVLPSDHLFYQELSGKLKSFLELKIPLLEQYSIDEFFGDLDGWIKDEDTEAFIKNLKSEILQKFNLPITIGASQSKWIAKLITDKIKPFGAKALSQNDADRFIEHITINDFPGIGKAVSKKLASYGVKTLGEAKTKPQLFESYGKTGRDLYKRICGIDNEKVIPYSDRRSIGIGRNFKAVSDRREVRRRTMILARYLSHAIQKLKLNPTTFYFKIRYEYGLKSAQSVTCDRFFNEKFLVDLAVETISKLDNHLGYKIHYIAISASNFSTKPHPKTFSVLEYDKDKKYADLSAHMLKIRKKYGIDIIRYGSERL from the coding sequence ATGAAAATTCACTTGGATTTGGATTGCTATTTTGTATCGGCAGAAAGAACAAGATATCCTTTTTTGAAAAACCGGTGTGTTGCCGTAGCAAAAGGAAGTGACAAAAAAATATTTTCAGACAGAAAAAAAGATGGTGTCTTTTTAGATAAAACAGGGGCTTTTAATTCGATGCTGGGATTTAAAAATGATTTTTGGCATCGCTCTCCTGTATCCGCCTGGAAAAATGAGTTTATTGATGAGGACGGAACCATTCACGGCATTGTCATTGCCAAAAGCTATGAAACGAAACCTTACGGAATCAAAACAGGGATGCCGCTTAAAGAAGCGCTACTGCGGTGCCCAGAGCTCATAGTGCTGCCGAGCGATCATCTATTCTATCAAGAGCTGTCGGGCAAACTGAAATCATTTTTGGAACTTAAAATTCCCCTGCTTGAACAGTATTCTATCGATGAATTTTTTGGCGATTTAGACGGCTGGATAAAAGATGAGGATACAGAAGCGTTTATTAAAAACCTCAAAAGTGAAATACTGCAAAAGTTTAATTTGCCTATTACCATAGGCGCAAGCCAATCAAAATGGATTGCTAAACTGATCACAGATAAAATAAAACCGTTTGGTGCCAAAGCGTTGTCACAAAATGATGCCGATAGGTTTATAGAGCATATCACTATCAATGATTTTCCCGGCATTGGAAAAGCTGTATCAAAAAAACTGGCCTCCTATGGCGTTAAAACACTTGGTGAAGCCAAAACCAAACCGCAACTTTTTGAATCCTACGGCAAAACAGGAAGAGATCTTTACAAAAGAATTTGCGGGATTGACAATGAAAAAGTAATACCCTACAGCGACAGACGGAGTATAGGAATCGGCAGAAATTTCAAGGCCGTCTCCGATAGACGAGAGGTTCGCAGGAGAACGATGATCCTTGCTAGATACCTAAGCCATGCTATACAAAAACTCAAACTCAACCCAACGACATTTTATTTTAAAATCAGATACGAATATGGTCTGAAAAGTGCTCAATCCGTTACCTGCGATAGGTTTTTTAATGAAAAATTTTTGGTCGATTTGGCTGTCGAGACAATCTCAAAACTGGATAATCATTTGGGATACAAAATTCATTACATTGCCATCAGTGCATCAAATTTTTCTACCAAACCTCACCCCAAGACATTTTCCGTTTTAGAGTACGACAAAGACAAAAAATATGCTGATCTTTCGGCGCATATGCTTAAAATACGAAAAAAATACGGCATAGATATCATCCGGTACGGAAGCGAACGGTTGTAA
- a CDS encoding acriflavin resistance protein gives MSKPSSSWIEKILKKPYIIFSFLALFVFSGIMGYGKIHRNLFPNSNYPEVALVIVEPGASAKSIASNIAVTVEEELYALDEIRRAYSNTIDEVTVIRAEFEYSKNIDTAVNDVANALSKIRAKLPSDIQEPQIIKITEATAPVLVVAMSPKNKNINLEDIRDLASGDIKHTLLKTKGVANVDIFGGYQKELQIIIDKKKLDSLHLSLGEVLAAIQKSDKEYAIGFMSNDEHRYLIKSQGKRKQVETLKLLPLSPDLKLADVAEIYFGHYENSASYFGNGKEAIALSVQRSISADVITTIEKAEQLIEKFKTKYPQINFEISDTQKETIAQSTQNMLESLRDAIVMSTLVVFLFLASFRQILVVLVTIPLVYASTIALMWLTGIDFNVITLTAIILALGLLLDDTVVVVENIERHYKELNKPIHDAVFDGTKEIMFADLSGSITTMIALAPMLFVGGYPQTVFAPLVGTLLLALLASYVVSIIAVPLLSLYILTIQNRFILKIENGFHRVTGQANQMIHTFFSSIVQTAVTRKSVGIVYFVLLLGLFFASVKFVMPVVGQELMPPMDTGAVNIKITTDANLPIEKSEVIMRETNKIIQKQGKLLRVSGSIGSEAGILSIGSGSGTEHLSIVATYIDRHQRDKTIWEISNALRKEIVQIPYVKDVDISPYGATGLASIRASVNAMLSGSNFDMLHRTGAKVEEALQKTQGIVSTSATWDMDKTVYNLLIDEAQALKYRLTSSEIAHQIQTALRGATVATFSKSNHVDYGVRVWLPKEQINTLDKVLSLYIDTPEGKIPLHKVATLAKTKEPTIITREGLNYTLEIYGHREKEAISHVMANFEKQLEDVALPKDIELEQIGDIKHFKASAERMIGAISVAIVLIFLTLIIMFSSIKISLMIIFSIPLTIIGASWTMLGMNYHVSMPSMMGFILLSGIIVNNAILLIHFALEQMKEGVDKTKAMLESIRIRTRPVLMTALSVSVGMLPIAQGAAIGLERLAPLGAVAIGGLIIGTLMTLIFIPILFIWTVKNKEAIL, from the coding sequence ATGAGTAAACCATCAAGCAGCTGGATAGAAAAAATCCTCAAAAAACCCTATATCATTTTTTCTTTTTTGGCTCTTTTTGTTTTTTCCGGCATAATGGGATACGGAAAGATTCATCGCAACCTTTTTCCAAATTCCAACTATCCTGAAGTTGCCCTGGTGATTGTAGAGCCCGGCGCTTCAGCTAAAAGTATAGCAAGCAATATCGCCGTCACGGTAGAAGAAGAACTTTATGCACTTGATGAAATCAGGCGCGCCTACTCCAATACGATCGATGAAGTGACGGTCATTCGTGCAGAGTTTGAATACAGTAAAAATATCGATACCGCGGTAAACGACGTAGCCAACGCCCTTTCGAAAATACGCGCCAAACTCCCTTCGGACATTCAAGAACCGCAAATCATAAAAATCACCGAAGCAACTGCTCCCGTGCTTGTGGTTGCCATGTCGCCTAAAAACAAAAATATAAACCTAGAGGATATCCGCGATTTAGCAAGCGGGGACATCAAGCATACACTGCTAAAAACAAAAGGTGTTGCCAATGTCGATATTTTTGGCGGCTATCAAAAAGAGCTGCAAATTATTATAGACAAAAAGAAACTCGACAGCCTTCATCTTTCTTTAGGGGAAGTTCTTGCTGCTATCCAAAAAAGCGACAAAGAGTATGCAATTGGATTTATGAGCAACGATGAACATCGCTATCTGATCAAATCCCAAGGCAAAAGAAAACAGGTAGAAACACTCAAACTCCTCCCTCTTTCACCTGATCTCAAACTTGCTGATGTGGCAGAGATTTATTTTGGCCACTATGAAAATAGCGCTTCATATTTTGGAAACGGGAAAGAGGCAATAGCCTTATCGGTACAACGCTCTATCAGTGCGGATGTTATCACAACAATCGAAAAAGCAGAGCAGCTGATTGAAAAATTTAAAACAAAATATCCGCAAATCAATTTTGAAATATCAGATACGCAAAAAGAAACCATCGCCCAAAGTACACAAAATATGCTCGAATCTCTTCGTGATGCCATAGTGATGTCAACACTTGTTGTTTTTTTATTTCTTGCAAGTTTTCGCCAAATTTTAGTTGTTTTGGTCACCATTCCGTTGGTTTATGCTTCAACCATTGCTTTAATGTGGCTGACAGGGATAGACTTCAACGTCATCACACTCACTGCAATCATTTTGGCTCTTGGACTTTTGCTGGATGACACCGTCGTAGTAGTTGAAAACATAGAGCGACACTATAAAGAACTCAACAAGCCCATTCACGATGCTGTTTTTGATGGAACCAAAGAAATTATGTTTGCAGATTTAAGCGGCTCTATCACGACGATGATCGCTCTTGCGCCTATGCTTTTTGTCGGCGGATATCCCCAAACGGTTTTTGCTCCGCTTGTAGGAACGTTGCTTTTGGCACTTTTAGCTTCTTATGTCGTCTCTATTATAGCAGTACCCTTGTTGTCTCTTTATATTTTAACAATCCAAAACAGGTTTATCCTAAAAATAGAAAATGGTTTTCATAGGGTTACGGGTCAAGCCAACCAAATGATTCATACTTTTTTTTCTTCTATTGTACAAACGGCTGTCACACGCAAAAGTGTAGGAATAGTTTATTTTGTCCTCCTGCTTGGACTTTTCTTCGCATCTGTTAAATTTGTTATGCCCGTTGTAGGCCAAGAACTCATGCCTCCTATGGATACGGGTGCTGTAAACATCAAAATCACCACAGACGCAAATCTTCCTATAGAAAAAAGTGAAGTGATTATGAGAGAGACAAACAAAATAATCCAAAAACAGGGCAAACTTTTAAGAGTTTCTGGAAGCATTGGAAGCGAGGCAGGAATACTCAGCATCGGAAGCGGAAGCGGGACAGAGCATCTCTCTATCGTAGCAACTTATATAGACAGGCACCAAAGAGACAAAACTATCTGGGAGATATCTAATGCATTGCGCAAAGAAATCGTACAAATCCCGTATGTAAAAGATGTTGATATCTCCCCCTACGGAGCAACCGGACTTGCCAGCATACGCGCAAGTGTCAATGCCATGCTGAGCGGATCGAATTTTGATATGCTGCACCGCACAGGCGCCAAAGTAGAAGAAGCCTTACAAAAAACGCAAGGAATAGTTTCTACTTCTGCAACATGGGATATGGATAAAACCGTCTACAATCTTCTCATAGATGAAGCTCAGGCATTGAAATACAGACTAACCTCTTCTGAAATAGCACACCAAATACAAACCGCCCTCAGAGGTGCCACAGTCGCTACTTTTTCTAAAAGCAATCATGTGGACTACGGTGTAAGGGTTTGGCTTCCAAAAGAACAAATCAACACCCTTGACAAAGTTCTTTCCTTATATATAGACACCCCCGAAGGAAAGATACCCTTACATAAAGTAGCCACCCTTGCCAAGACAAAAGAGCCTACCATTATTACCAGAGAAGGACTTAACTATACGCTTGAAATCTATGGTCACAGAGAAAAAGAGGCCATTTCGCATGTTATGGCAAATTTTGAAAAACAGCTTGAAGATGTAGCTTTGCCAAAGGATATAGAACTTGAGCAAATAGGTGACATTAAACACTTTAAAGCCTCTGCAGAAAGAATGATTGGGGCAATCTCTGTGGCAATTGTATTGATATTTTTGACTCTTATTATCATGTTTAGCAGTATAAAAATCTCTTTAATGATTATCTTTTCTATCCCCCTGACAATCATTGGTGCTTCATGGACAATGCTGGGCATGAATTATCACGTCTCCATGCCTTCGATGATGGGATTTATCTTGCTTTCTGGAATCATTGTAAATAATGCTATTTTATTGATACATTTTGCACTTGAGCAGATGAAAGAGGGGGTAGACAAAACAAAAGCGATGCTAGAATCCATTAGAATCCGCACCAGACCGGTTCTAATGACAGCTCTTTCCGTATCGGTGGGAATGCTGCCTATCGCCCAGGGTGCGGCCATAGGACTTGAACGGCTTGCACCATTGGGAGCAGTAGCCATTGGGGGTCTTATTATAGGAACACTCATGACTTTGATTTTTATTCCTATCCTATTTATCTGGACTGTAAAAAATAAAGAAGCAATACTCTAA